The proteins below are encoded in one region of Microbispora sp. NBC_01189:
- a CDS encoding HAD-IIA family hydrolase, with amino-acid sequence MSTSSSASSPAPQAPGALVDAYDTLLLDLDGVVYLGRHAVPGAPEALRRARDLGVRLAYVTNNASRTPGAIAQHLSHLGAPATAADVVTSAQAAARLVAEHVPAGAAVLVVGGMGLRMALREHGLRPVTTALDEPAAVVQGFADNLSYGSLAEGALAVGRGAWFVAANRDTTMPTDRGTLPGNGSLSRVIATATGVEPAVAGKPEPPLHRESMIRTRAERPLVVGDRLDTDIEGANRAGVDSLLVLTGVAGPLDVLTAAPHHRPTHIAADLSGLHRPAAGVRRGTAGWTCGGWTAAWEDGELALTGAGDSVDGLRAACAATWEAVGDGQADEDAVKAALTALGR; translated from the coding sequence ATGAGCACCTCTTCCTCCGCGTCTTCCCCCGCGCCGCAGGCGCCCGGCGCGCTCGTCGACGCCTACGACACGCTCCTGCTCGACCTCGACGGCGTCGTCTACCTCGGCAGGCACGCGGTCCCCGGTGCGCCGGAGGCGTTGCGCAGGGCCCGTGACCTCGGCGTACGGCTCGCGTACGTGACGAACAACGCGTCGCGCACGCCCGGCGCCATCGCCCAGCACCTGAGCCATCTGGGCGCTCCCGCGACCGCGGCGGACGTGGTGACGTCCGCGCAGGCGGCCGCCCGGCTGGTGGCGGAGCACGTGCCGGCGGGCGCGGCCGTCCTGGTCGTCGGCGGGATGGGCCTGCGGATGGCGCTGCGCGAGCACGGGCTGCGCCCGGTGACGACGGCCCTCGACGAGCCCGCCGCCGTGGTGCAGGGCTTCGCCGACAACCTGTCCTACGGGTCGCTGGCGGAGGGAGCGCTCGCCGTCGGCCGGGGAGCCTGGTTCGTCGCGGCCAACCGCGACACCACCATGCCCACGGACAGGGGCACGCTTCCCGGCAACGGCTCGCTGAGCCGGGTGATCGCCACCGCCACCGGCGTCGAACCCGCCGTGGCGGGCAAGCCGGAGCCGCCGCTGCACCGCGAGTCCATGATCCGGACCCGGGCGGAGCGGCCGCTCGTCGTGGGCGACCGGCTCGACACCGACATCGAGGGCGCGAACCGGGCCGGCGTCGACAGCCTGCTCGTGCTCACCGGCGTCGCCGGTCCTCTCGACGTGCTGACCGCCGCGCCCCACCACCGTCCGACGCACATCGCGGCCGACCTGTCGGGGCTGCACCGGCCCGCGGCCGGCGTGCGGCGCGGAACGGCCGGGTGGACCTGCGGTGGCTGGACGGCCGCGTGGGAGGACGGCGAGCTCGCGCTCACCGGAGCGGGCGACTCCGTCGACGGCCTCCGGGCGGCGTGCGCCGCCACCTGGGAGGC